DNA sequence from the Vicia villosa cultivar HV-30 ecotype Madison, WI linkage group LG3, Vvil1.0, whole genome shotgun sequence genome:
GAAGCTGCTGAGCACCAATGCCCACATCGGTCGTCAAGTCGCCACTCATCATTTCAAAGACTACACTTACGGTTTCCGCAACCGAATGGCCATTATCGATTCCGACAAGACCTTAATCTGCATGCGTAGTGCCTTCAACTTCATCTCTTCCCTCGCTCGCCAAAACGGTCGCTTCATGTTCATCAACACCAACCCTCTCTTCGACGAAATCTTCGAGCTCATGACCAAAAAAGTTGACTGCTATAGTCCTTCTTCCAATTCTCTCTGGCGCACTGGTGGATTCCTCACTAACAGTAATAGCCCTAAGAAGTTTCGCTCTCGTAACAAGAAGCTCTGCTTCGGTCCCACGCAGCCTCCTGATTGCATCGTTATTGTTGACACTGAGAGTAAGTCTTCTGTTATCGACGAGGCTTACAAACTTCAGATTCCGATTGTGGCGCTCGTTGATTCTGCCATGCCGCTTCATACTTTCAGCCGCATTGCTTATCCTATTCCTGTTAATCCCTCTGTTCAATTTGTCTATCTCTTCTGTAATTTGATTACCAAAACACTGCTTCTCGAGAAAAAGAACTTGCAGCTCTCTAATCCCAAAATTGATCTTAGGTATATACTCATTATATTTTCCCTTCACTGTACTGTTTTGTTTTATCATTTCTTTTAATGATTCTGTTCTTATTATTAACTGTAAAGAGAAGAAGCTATCAGAATTGAAGATAAGAAGCGGAAGAATAAATTGGCGAAGGTTGGCTTCACTGTTATCCCCTACGATGATTTGGCACCCTTACCTGAAGGTAAACCATAATTGAACAACTTTAGTGCCTTCTATTTTATCTGCATCCACATTTATAGTAGTACTGACTAATTTCTCATTGAAAGCAGATATAGAAGAAACTAAAAAACTTTTGGACAAGCTTGTTGTTTTGAAGGTCAATCATGCCTCGGGAAGTAACATGGGTTTTGAAAACCCCAAGTAAGCATTCTCCAACTCTAGAAATAGACTATCCATCTAAATTGGAACTATCAGCATATGTTACTTCATGTTTGTTTTGCATTACAATGTCGGTTTGGTTTGAGCAGTGTATTTATATATTGAATTTCCCAATTTGAAAGCACACACATCCATGTCAATTCCCTTATGTTGTTTATGGTATCATGCCTTTCCTATTCCTTACATTTTTTTCATTCCATTTGTCTGCTGCTGTTTTTCAcctttctttgtttatttttatacaaacaaacaagaagaaaaatattttcaGACAAGCGGGATGAATTGGTTATATGGATCAAATCAAACGATGCCATTATAAGAAAAGTATTATAGAGGTTTGCTGAGGTTAGGTAGATAGTACTTTGTACTTGATTTGCTAATGCATATCTATATATGCCTCACATGTTTGTTGGCGCTGCCGCTTCCATCCATGGATTATTCAAAATTCCACACTTGATGAATTTCCACTGATGAAACTTATCTGTTTCATGTAGATCTGCAATAGATATTGGTGATGGAAAGACATTTCTTGACTTGATTGTTAACCAGATTGAGGTTAGACATTTATACTTGATATAGTAGTTATGGTATTCACACACACTTACAATATCATTTTCCCATGCAAGTCATTGGATTATTCCTTGGGGAGGTATTAGCCTGCTACAAATATTCATTGGCTCAGTCTTGATTGTGCATATACCTCATATAGAATCTGCAACTCTTATTTTCCGTTAATATACTGTTGCCATTGACTgttttttttggttttgactaTTTTACTGTTGTAATTTTCTGTAGACCCTCAACTCCAAGTATGGATGCCAGGTTCCATTGTTTATTTTTAACAAAGATGACACTCACGATAGTACTTTAAAGGTGAAATACCGCGTCAatttcttccatatttgatcgTATTACTACCTCTACTATTATTGAAGTCTTCAGCTTCATCATCTTCCATAGGTTTTAGAAAAGTATTCGGAATCAAGCATTGATGTGCACACTTTTAAGCAGGTTTGCATTTGTTCCATAGTTTTTGAATGAGTCGATGTTGATTTCTTATTTCTCATAATCCATACATTATAATGTATATAGGGTGAACATCCAGAGTTAACATTATCAGGCGAACATGGCAGCAAAGAGGAAGTGTATGTCTTCTTTCAAACATCCGTCTCTTAACTGAATTTTAGATGTTCAATCATATGCACACTTGTAGAGTAAGAGATCTTAAGTTTCATCTCTAAACGTTGGCTAGTACTAGGTCTAGTATAAGggctattttaaaaatattgagaTAACTACTACATTTACATGTTCTAGTTAACAGCAGTAATTTAGATGCATATGCCACTTAGACACATCAGagatgcttttatattttttctaGGTATTTGTTGAAGGCATACAAGCTTACTCCCATAAATTAGGTCTAGGTACACAACATGTTTAAACTGGCATCTCCATGAGGTTTGACATGAACAAATTGAAGCATGTCATAATttatttgcaaatttccttcaCCACTTCACTGTTGTTATTCCCTCTAACCTAGATTTTCTAGAATGACATTATTAATGGAAGATAACTATTATTTAGTGGATTGTTAATAAAATATTCAACTTTATAAAGAAATGAGAAAGTCTTATTATCATTCAATACTTCGAAGTATTCAGAGTTTTCTActttaatataaacaaaatactAACCGTAAATATTTAACGTCTGTAAATTAGAGATGTCAAAATGACAATGCTTGACAGTCAAAATATATTTCAAGATATTGAATTATTTTTTCCATGATTTGAAAGTTTCTTACATGATAAGTATTGTCATTTTAAACTAACCCGCTAATTATATATGTGTGAAGGCAAACATTTGACGACGGTGATATATTTCGTTCACTAAAGATAGATGGAACCCTTGATTTATTATTGTCACAGGTATGGACTTTGATGCTGCTGAGATCTCTTCATATATCTCCCTTTTCCCACTCATTTAAAACTTTAAAACATGAGCTGCAAGACACTTAATTGTATTATATGACAGTAAAAACACAAGCTGCAATGGAACATGCTCAAAtatgtacatatttaggatttaGGACGTGTTCATATTTGTTTGTGGATTTCTTACTATCTTTTCATGTGTTTTATTAGGGAAAGGAGTATATCCTTGTGATGAAGTCAGACAATGTGGCTACTATCGTTGATCCAAGTATCCTTCATATAATTTTAATCATGAACTACAATATTCTTTGAGGTCACAACTTCATAACTGAGCATTGAGACtcaatattttgatttttgtCACCCTTGACTATATTTTGTAGATATTTTAAGTCATTTGATGACAAATACTATTGATTATTGCATGGAGGTAACAAAACTATTTTCATCTGTCATGTGTGTAAAACTGCCACCTCACTTTTTAAGGTATGAGTTACTGGAttcattttctttccttttactTTTTTCAGGTGACACCAAGCCATTCATCTAATTTGATCTTAACTCCAATGAATTTTAAGGTGTATTTTCTTTTCCTCCCCCGTTCAGTGTCCTTAACATTTGTTATTGGGCTTGTAACTGTATGATgctaaattaattgttttttagtATTGGTGCTAGATTTACCATGTGGCTGTATAAATTCTAAACTGGAAAAGTGTCTCACTAATAAACAAAGATTTTTGAAAGTTAAGGgccatttgatttttattttcgtCTGTAATTACTAAAAATGTCCATTTGTTCTCAGTTTGTTTCCTATTTCCTTAATTTTTCATAGAAAACATGGAAACAAATCAGAggcttttcaaattttcttttacTGCATGAAGATGCTATGGTTAAACACACTTTATAATTCTAGTCAAATACTTATTTCGTAACCGGGTGATTTTGTTGCGACTAGTAAACTTGAACAGAGTGTGTTAACCATTGTATGTTTGTAATCTGTCCAGCTTCAGGAGATTGCTCAAAACCAAGATAAACACGTAAGTCTTTTTATTTATTGTCATAACacaaatatttgtattattttgtttcaaaattatgtaATAATTTTAGAAGATTTATACTAGGTTGCCGACAAGATTTCTGCGAGTATTATAATGATTCAgtttatctttttatatttttgtttatttcagTTGAAGGACAAATTCAAACTCATAGATACAACAAACATGTGAGTGAAATGCTGGTTTTCGTTCAATTTCTTTCCTAAGTTTACCAAATGTGGTAGATTTCATGGGTTGTCCTCTGTATAGGTGGGTGAGTTTAAGAGCCATTAAGAGACTGATTGATACTAATAGACTAAAGCCCAAGAAGCCCTCAGTTTTGAAGGTACCATTCCCTATTATTAGTTCAGTACTCTACTTTTAACTCTGACAAATGAATTGAAAGAGTTACTGTTCCCAGGGGAGTGACAATGATCAAACTCTTCGGCAAGAAACCGTTGCTGAATCGGCAGTACAGGTATattcattattgtttatgctTTTTCCTGGTGTCTTTTTTCCTAAGTGGGTTTTGCTTAGGTATTAGAATAAGACGACTGCTTCAAATTTAAGACCATAGTATAAGTGATTGCATCCCGAAATATAAGACTagataatatatttttgtatatagaATTTAAATTACAATTTCTTAGAGTTAGATTTTTTCTTCTTAATATGCTATTCGTCTCGTCGTAAAATAGCAGGGGGCTAATGATGGACAATACTTTAGGTCCAGGGTACATTGGGAATTAGGAGATTTTTtggtattatatatatttttttggtagTAGACTTTATGGTATTTAGAATCTTATTAGGATTACTTATATTTTGGCTGTGTGACGTTCATATTTTTTGCTGTCTTTGTAGATTTTTTCTCACAAAAATGCCCTCTGTaatatttgttttttcatttttctcactGTTTTGTTTTAGTTTCCATGTTCTTCTTTTTGTTTGTAGAGACTAAAACAATGAGGACCAAAAGTGAAAACATACAAAAAGtatatagaaacaacaatatataaaTTATACTTTATATAAACACTCATTTGTAGCTTCTTGTACTTTTTGCAAGCTTAATTAA
Encoded proteins:
- the LOC131660501 gene encoding UTP--glucose-1-phosphate uridylyltransferase-like, yielding MTIHSAVIQKLLSTNAHIGRQVATHHFKDYTYGFRNRMAIIDSDKTLICMRSAFNFISSLARQNGRFMFINTNPLFDEIFELMTKKVDCYSPSSNSLWRTGGFLTNSNSPKKFRSRNKKLCFGPTQPPDCIVIVDTESKSSVIDEAYKLQIPIVALVDSAMPLHTFSRIAYPIPVNPSVQFVYLFCNLITKTLLLEKKNLQLSNPKIDLREEAIRIEDKKRKNKLAKVGFTVIPYDDLAPLPEDIEETKKLLDKLVVLKVNHASGSNMGFENPKSAIDIGDGKTFLDLIVNQIETLNSKYGCQVPLFIFNKDDTHDSTLKVLEKYSESSIDVHTFKQGEHPELTLSGEHGSKEEVQTFDDGDIFRSLKIDGTLDLLLSQGKEYILVMKSDNVATIVDPNILSHLMTNTIDYCMEVTPSHSSNLILTPMNFKLQEIAQNQDKHLKDKFKLIDTTNMWVSLRAIKRLIDTNRLKPKKPSVLKGSDNDQTLRQETVAESAVQFFDNVIGVSTSESRFLPLDATSDLLLLQSDLYTYKEGVLTRNPARTNPLNPVIDLGPEFAKIGDFQSRFKSIPSIIGLDSLVVRGDVWFGSNITLKGQVTIAANPGSKLEIPEGVVIENKEINDPADI